The Sphaeramia orbicularis chromosome 18, fSphaOr1.1, whole genome shotgun sequence genome contains a region encoding:
- the LOC115438513 gene encoding uncharacterized protein LOC115438513 isoform X3, translated as MSRCTYQWVRWTLKTCVLVFGMKLVEGQSHQPIVAAPGDDVLLPCPLQYKPGTHSYTLEWTKIISPQNRSIVYLYRHSNEVPITDLLYIGRTKMFPEGLKEGNCSLLIRNVTSAHQGLYRFFIPKLRSTPNSAVLELVVDTTHHKTTVTPQHVQNLQTSDPPRDTGAKGHNYHLGFVFVPFFVILLFGIGYIRKKREKKRTVRLLVV; from the exons ATGTCCAGATGTACTTACCAGTGGGTCCGCTGGACCCTCAAAACCTGTGTGTTAGTTTTCGGCATGAAGCTTGTTGAag GTCAGAGCCATCAGCCAATTGTTGCTGCTCCAGGGGATGATGTCCTCCTGCCATGCCCCCTGCAGTATAAACCTGGCACTCACAGTTACACTTTGGAGTGGACCAAGATCATCTCACCTCAGAATCGCTCGATTGTGTACCTTTACCGGCACAGCAATGAGGTGCCAATCACAGACTTGTTGTATATCGGGAGAACGAAGATGTTCCCAGAGGGTCTGAAAGAAGGGAACTGCAGTCTTCTGATCAGGAATGTGACATCTGCACACCAGGGACTATACAGATTTTTCATCCCGAAGTTACGCAGTACCCCAAACTCAGCAGTTCTTGAGCTGGTTGTTG ATACAACCCATCATAAAACCACAGTGACTCCACAGCATGTGCAAAATCTCCAAACTTCAGATCCACCCAGAGACACAGGTGccaaag gacataACTACCATTTGGGTTTTGTGTTTGTGCCTTTCTTTGTGATCCTGCTTTTTGGCATTGGATACATCcgtaaaaagagggaaaaaaag CGCACTGTTCGTTTGCTGGTGGTCTAA
- the LOC115438513 gene encoding uncharacterized protein LOC115438513 isoform X1: protein MSLSTARSFLSEVYYDEQELDANSALMELDKGQSHQPIVAAPGDDVLLPCPLQYKPGTHSYTLEWTKIISPQNRSIVYLYRHSNEVPITDLLYIGRTKMFPEGLKEGNCSLLIRNVTSAHQGLYRFFIPKLRSTPNSAVLELVVDTTHHKTTVTPQHVQNLQTSDPPRDTGAKGHNYHLGFVFVPFFVILLFGIGYIRKKREKKRTVRLLVV from the exons ATGTCGCTTTCAACAGCACGTTCATTCCTGTCCGAGGTTTATTATGATGAACAAGAACTTGACGCCAATTCCGCTCTTATGGAGCTGGACAAAG GTCAGAGCCATCAGCCAATTGTTGCTGCTCCAGGGGATGATGTCCTCCTGCCATGCCCCCTGCAGTATAAACCTGGCACTCACAGTTACACTTTGGAGTGGACCAAGATCATCTCACCTCAGAATCGCTCGATTGTGTACCTTTACCGGCACAGCAATGAGGTGCCAATCACAGACTTGTTGTATATCGGGAGAACGAAGATGTTCCCAGAGGGTCTGAAAGAAGGGAACTGCAGTCTTCTGATCAGGAATGTGACATCTGCACACCAGGGACTATACAGATTTTTCATCCCGAAGTTACGCAGTACCCCAAACTCAGCAGTTCTTGAGCTGGTTGTTG ATACAACCCATCATAAAACCACAGTGACTCCACAGCATGTGCAAAATCTCCAAACTTCAGATCCACCCAGAGACACAGGTGccaaag gacataACTACCATTTGGGTTTTGTGTTTGTGCCTTTCTTTGTGATCCTGCTTTTTGGCATTGGATACATCcgtaaaaagagggaaaaaaag CGCACTGTTCGTTTGCTGGTGGTCTAA